In one window of Oryza sativa Japonica Group chromosome 9, ASM3414082v1 DNA:
- the LOC9272097 gene encoding uncharacterized protein: MSIAKRYVLRLFISLKYVTANVVDRQSGRVVVTASSVEKPLRDGLECGRTCNAKAAAAVGEVLAMRLKVDGLAREPIHADATKEVEKKGFKNRTKVWAILNALREHGVNLRLDDDGDHRPHV; the protein is encoded by the coding sequence ATGTCGATCGCCAAGCGGTACGTGCTGCGCCTGTTCATCTCGCTCAAGTACGTGACGGCGAACGTGGTGGACCGCCAGAGCGGGCGCGTCGTGGTGACCGCGTCCTCTGTGGAGAAGCCCCTCCGGGACGGGCTCGAGTGCGGCCGCACCTGCAACGCcaaggccgccgctgccgtcgggGAGGTGCTCGCCATGCGCCTCAAGGTGGACGGCCTGGCACGTGAGCCCATACACGCTGACGCCAccaaggaggtggagaagaaggggttCAAGAACCGCACCAAGGTCTGGGCCATCCTCAACGCGCTGCGCGAACACGGCGTCaacctccgccttgacgacgacggcgatcatAGGCCACACGTCTGA